A genome region from Bacteroidales bacterium includes the following:
- a CDS encoding GTP-binding protein has product MKTIKTNGYLDMELLRFTTAGSVDDGKSTLIGRLLYDSKSIFEDQLEAVEAASLSRGNEEINLALLTDGLRSEREQGITIDVAYRYFATPRRKFIIADTPGHIQYTRNMVTGASTADLAIVLIDARNGVLEQTVRHSFIASLLGIRHIAVCINKMDLVGYAPSVFEKTKTAYREMSTEFGPDNIYFIPISAKLGDNVVKKSPNMPWYKGTTLMELLETVPITQTKDSIGLRFPIQYVIRPISDNFHDFRGYAGRVAGGILRKGQSIVILPRGQHSTVAAITLADKEQEMACEGESVTVQLSDDIDVGRGDLIVSADHELPRFSQSISVMVCWFNENPMRTGNRYIIRHMTHETQGIVKSIDSRININTLQKETNIESLVMNDIAEVTLKTASPLVFDPYQNNRTTGCLIFIDPNTFETVGAGMIKVMENTNETINQR; this is encoded by the coding sequence ATGAAGACAATCAAAACAAACGGATACCTCGACATGGAGTTATTACGATTCACAACAGCAGGTAGTGTAGATGACGGGAAAAGCACCCTTATCGGCCGGCTGCTCTATGACAGCAAATCAATTTTCGAAGACCAGCTGGAAGCTGTGGAAGCAGCTTCGCTCAGCCGGGGCAATGAAGAAATTAATCTGGCCCTGCTGACCGACGGATTACGCAGCGAACGTGAACAGGGCATTACGATAGATGTCGCATACCGATATTTTGCTACACCGCGCCGTAAATTCATCATAGCCGATACGCCGGGACATATACAGTATACACGCAACATGGTTACGGGAGCTTCCACCGCTGATTTAGCCATTGTCCTGATAGACGCCCGCAACGGGGTACTGGAACAGACCGTACGTCACAGTTTTATCGCTTCGCTGTTGGGTATCAGGCATATTGCAGTATGTATTAACAAAATGGACCTTGTAGGATATGCACCATCTGTTTTTGAGAAAACCAAAACAGCCTACAGGGAAATGTCAACGGAATTTGGTCCCGATAATATCTATTTCATCCCTATTTCTGCCAAACTGGGCGACAATGTAGTGAAAAAATCGCCAAATATGCCGTGGTATAAAGGTACAACGTTAATGGAATTGCTTGAAACCGTTCCCATAACGCAAACAAAGGATTCTATCGGCCTGCGTTTCCCCATACAGTATGTTATACGGCCGATTTCCGACAACTTCCACGATTTCCGCGGTTATGCGGGCAGGGTTGCGGGTGGCATATTACGCAAAGGACAGAGCATCGTCATATTGCCCCGCGGACAGCATTCCACAGTAGCTGCCATTACCTTAGCCGATAAAGAACAGGAAATGGCCTGCGAAGGCGAATCGGTTACCGTACAGCTTTCAGACGATATTGATGTCGGCCGCGGCGACCTGATTGTCAGTGCCGACCACGAGCTGCCACGGTTTTCGCAATCCATATCTGTGATGGTGTGTTGGTTCAACGAAAACCCCATGCGTACGGGTAACCGTTATATCATTCGCCACATGACCCATGAAACACAGGGGATTGTCAAAAGTATCGACAGTCGCATCAATATCAATACCTTACAAAAGGAAACAAATATAGAAAGCCTTGTCATGAACGATATTGCTGAAGTAACGCTGAAAACCGCTTCACCGCTTGTTTTTGATCCCTACCAAAACAACCGCACCACAGGCTGTCTGATTTTTATTGACCCCAATACATTCGAAACGGTCGGTGCGGGAATGATAAAAGTAATGGAGAACACAAACGAAACCATAAACCAACGTTAA
- the cysD gene encoding sulfate adenylyltransferase subunit CysD — protein sequence MNRQNHSPLSILHSPLNKMTHLRELEAESIYVLREVAAQFDRPAILFSGGKDSIVITHLAYKAFYPAKIPFPLVHIDTGHNFTETIEYRDTLVKRLGAQLIVGYVQESIDTGRVKEETGYNASRNRLQTITLLDTLEKHKFDAAIGGARRDEEKARAKERFFSHRNEFGQWDPRNQRPELWNLYNGHKNIDEHFRVFPISNWTEMDVWQYIYLEQIEMPNIYFTHERKVFRRDGQWLAAEPCMRLKPDETVVTRQVRCRTIGDISCTGLSLSHASSLEEIINEISATRITERGSRADDKRSETAMEDRKIAGYF from the coding sequence ATGAACAGACAAAATCATTCTCCACTCTCCATTCTCCATTCTCCATTAAATAAAATGACCCATTTGCGGGAACTCGAAGCAGAATCGATATACGTATTACGTGAAGTAGCAGCACAGTTCGACCGCCCCGCGATACTTTTTTCCGGCGGTAAGGACTCCATTGTTATAACACATCTTGCGTACAAAGCCTTTTATCCTGCAAAGATCCCGTTTCCCCTGGTACATATCGATACCGGACATAATTTCACCGAAACCATTGAATACCGGGACACATTGGTTAAACGGCTCGGAGCACAACTGATAGTAGGTTATGTACAGGAATCGATAGATACAGGACGCGTTAAGGAAGAAACAGGCTATAATGCCAGTCGTAACCGTTTACAAACTATTACCTTACTCGATACCTTAGAAAAACATAAATTTGATGCAGCCATAGGCGGCGCACGACGCGACGAGGAAAAAGCACGTGCCAAGGAACGTTTTTTTTCGCACCGCAACGAATTCGGGCAATGGGATCCGCGTAACCAACGACCAGAACTATGGAACCTCTACAATGGACATAAGAACATAGATGAACATTTCCGTGTTTTTCCCATTAGTAACTGGACCGAAATGGATGTGTGGCAATACATCTATCTTGAACAAATAGAAATGCCGAATATCTATTTCACTCACGAACGCAAGGTTTTCCGGCGCGACGGGCAATGGTTGGCGGCAGAACCCTGCATGAGGCTCAAACCCGATGAAACCGTGGTAACAAGACAGGTACGTTGCCGCACAATTGGCGACATCAGTTGTACGGGGCTAAGCCTTTCGCATGCCTCATCACTCGAAGAGATCATCAACGAAATATCAGCCACTCGTATTACCGAACGTGGTAGCCGTGCTGATGACAAAAGGTCGGAAACAGCGATGGAAGACCGTAAAATAGCCGGATACTTTTAA
- a CDS encoding phosphate ABC transporter ATP-binding protein yields the protein MQIKTLFIHVPGIAGTIMPDGKSFGRTKRFFRPDYKFVRETEGAELEVRKLNVRIKDNHILKNINLTLPERKITCIIGPSGCGKTTLLKTMNRMIDSIEGAHIDGGIILGNEDIIGSGEKIINLRRRIGLVSQKPCPLPMSVFENVAYGCRIHGIRNRRKLKMIVKHYLEAVGLWNEVKDRLNTPASRLSIGQQQRLCLARSLAVEPQYILADEATSSLDPLSSKNIEELFVRLKRDYSIIMVTHTLRQARRIADHVVFMYLGEVVESGPAEQIFNNPQHELTKEYLSGAFS from the coding sequence ATGCAGATAAAAACATTATTTATACATGTGCCCGGCATTGCCGGGACTATTATGCCTGATGGTAAATCTTTCGGACGGACGAAAAGGTTTTTCCGCCCCGATTACAAATTCGTCAGGGAAACCGAAGGAGCTGAACTCGAAGTGCGAAAACTCAACGTCCGTATAAAGGACAATCACATACTGAAAAATATCAACCTTACGCTGCCAGAAAGGAAGATAACCTGCATTATCGGGCCTTCCGGATGCGGGAAAACAACACTTCTGAAAACGATGAACCGCATGATCGACTCGATAGAAGGAGCCCATATAGACGGAGGGATCATACTCGGCAATGAAGATATCATCGGCAGCGGCGAAAAGATCATCAACCTGCGGCGCAGGATAGGGCTCGTATCCCAGAAACCATGTCCGTTGCCTATGTCTGTCTTTGAAAATGTAGCTTACGGCTGCCGTATTCACGGAATACGAAACAGACGTAAACTTAAAATGATCGTAAAACATTATCTGGAAGCAGTAGGATTATGGAATGAAGTAAAAGACAGGCTGAATACCCCTGCATCGCGGCTTTCCATAGGACAGCAACAACGATTATGCCTTGCACGAAGCCTTGCCGTCGAACCGCAGTATATCCTCGCCGACGAAGCGACCAGCTCACTCGACCCCTTATCGAGCAAAAACATCGAAGAACTATTCGTCAGACTCAAAAGGGATTATTCCATTATTATGGTAACGCATACCCTAAGGCAGGCACGGCGCATCGCTGATCACGTGGTATTCATGTATCTGGGGGAAGTAGTTGAGTCAGGTCCGGCAGAACAGATTTTCAATAATCCGCAACACGAACTGACCAAAGAATACCTTTCAGGTGCATTCAGTTAA
- the pstA gene encoding phosphate ABC transporter permease PstA, protein MKLKFIEEKIFKMLMYIATLTVVGFVLSIIWTIISKGWNAMSWDMITKLPGGGFYIGKEGGFLNAIVGSLYIVGASAIIGLMISIPVVFYLNVYLKKRSKLAYTARIAYDVLFGIPSIVYGAFGFTIMIYFGLRTSLLGGIIVVTLLIIPIFIRSMDEAARLFPREILDAAYSLGATRYETIRVVLRQIAPGIATATLLSIGRAIGDAAGVMFTAGYTDSIPTSLSQPAATLPLAVFFQMSSPVKEVQERAYAAAFILTMIVLVISIAGRIITSRFSKNKLQ, encoded by the coding sequence ATGAAACTGAAATTCATTGAAGAGAAAATTTTCAAAATGCTGATGTATATCGCCACCCTGACCGTGGTGGGGTTCGTGCTCAGTATCATATGGACGATTATCAGCAAAGGCTGGAATGCAATGAGCTGGGATATGATTACCAAGCTTCCCGGCGGTGGATTTTATATCGGTAAAGAAGGCGGATTCCTGAATGCTATCGTAGGTTCGCTCTATATTGTGGGGGCATCGGCAATAATAGGACTGATGATCAGTATTCCTGTAGTCTTTTACCTCAATGTTTACCTGAAAAAAAGGTCGAAACTGGCCTATACCGCCCGTATTGCCTATGATGTATTGTTCGGTATCCCTTCGATTGTTTATGGAGCATTCGGTTTCACCATTATGATCTATTTCGGGCTACGTACTTCGTTACTGGGAGGTATCATCGTTGTTACCCTGCTGATCATCCCCATATTCATCCGCTCTATGGACGAAGCGGCACGACTGTTTCCACGCGAAATTCTCGATGCAGCCTATTCATTGGGAGCCACACGCTACGAAACTATACGTGTCGTCCTGCGCCAGATAGCTCCGGGAATTGCCACGGCTACCCTACTCTCGATAGGACGCGCCATCGGAGATGCCGCAGGCGTTATGTTCACGGCGGGATATACCGATAGTATCCCCACATCCCTGTCACAACCTGCCGCCACATTACCATTAGCCGTTTTTTTCCAGATGAGCAGCCCCGTCAAGGAAGTGCAGGAAAGAGCCTATGCTGCTGCCTTCATTCTTACGATGATCGTACTTGTGATCAGCATTGCAGGTAGGATCATTACAAGCCGTTTTTCCAAAAACAAATTACAATAA
- the pstC gene encoding phosphate ABC transporter permease subunit PstC, whose protein sequence is MDLRILKDKTAGGIMFFLTITALLLVVIMGAGLYLKSAPIFENHSLGDLLWSSRWKPLKGEFGFLPFLMGTLWVTGIAIVLSLPVALLTAIYLTEYGGTRVKKYVFPALDILAGLPSVIYGVWGSLLIVPWISERLAPHFVEFSTGYTVLAGGIVLGVMILPLLTSLFIEIFTSVPGQLREASMSLGATQWQTIKKVVLRKTFPGILAAVILAISRAFGETIAVLMVCGNLPQIPRSLFDAVYPLPALIANNYGEMLSLPLYEAALMFAALILFVVILMFNLVSRAVLYRIEKKFF, encoded by the coding sequence ATGGATCTTCGCATACTGAAAGATAAAACCGCCGGAGGTATAATGTTCTTCCTGACCATTACCGCACTGCTACTGGTCGTAATTATGGGAGCGGGACTTTACCTGAAATCAGCGCCCATATTCGAGAACCACTCGTTGGGCGACCTGCTGTGGTCATCCAGATGGAAACCGCTGAAAGGAGAATTCGGATTCCTGCCTTTCCTCATGGGAACGCTTTGGGTAACAGGGATAGCGATTGTCCTGTCACTGCCGGTAGCCTTGCTTACCGCCATTTACCTTACGGAATACGGAGGAACCAGAGTAAAAAAATATGTATTTCCTGCCCTCGATATTCTTGCAGGCTTACCTTCGGTTATTTACGGTGTTTGGGGGTCTTTACTGATTGTACCGTGGATCTCTGAAAGACTGGCGCCGCATTTCGTCGAGTTTTCTACCGGGTACACCGTGCTGGCCGGTGGTATCGTACTTGGTGTGATGATACTGCCGTTATTGACCAGCCTGTTCATAGAAATATTCACATCCGTGCCCGGACAGTTGCGCGAAGCATCTATGTCGCTGGGTGCCACCCAGTGGCAAACAATTAAGAAAGTAGTATTGCGCAAAACCTTTCCCGGTATTCTGGCAGCCGTTATCCTTGCCATATCCCGGGCATTCGGCGAAACCATTGCCGTGCTGATGGTATGCGGTAACCTGCCGCAGATACCCCGTTCGCTGTTCGATGCGGTCTATCCCCTACCGGCATTAATCGCCAACAATTACGGCGAAATGCTTTCGCTGCCGCTTTACGAAGCTGCACTGATGTTTGCCGCACTGATACTTTTTGTGGTCATCCTGATGTTTAACCTTGTATCACGGGCCGTTCTGTACCGGATAGAAAAAAAGTTTTTCTGA
- a CDS encoding PstS family phosphate ABC transporter substrate-binding protein, which yields MKNLLTSTLILAVILLTVSCGSRRKVAEGELSGEISLSGAFALYPLAVKWAEEFQKIHPGVRIDISAGGAGKGMTDVLANVVDLGMVSREVYPPEIEKGAVAFAVAKDAVVPTINSENPALTGLLKKGLTREAASKLWISEEYRTWGQVAGTSDNSPVHLYTRSDACGAAETWALWMDRKQEDLGGTAVFGDPGLAQAVQRDKLGIGFNNLSYAYDESTRLPNPGILVLPIDVDGNGQIDAEELFYDTKDRIIEAIAAGKYPSPPARDLYLVANGIPKTPALVAFLNFILTDGQQYNVPSGYISLSEEKLQKGLDNLSN from the coding sequence ATGAAGAATTTATTGACATCCACATTAATTTTAGCAGTCATCCTGTTGACCGTATCATGCGGAAGCCGCCGTAAGGTTGCCGAAGGCGAATTAAGCGGGGAAATTTCGTTGTCCGGGGCATTTGCCCTTTACCCTTTAGCCGTCAAATGGGCCGAAGAATTTCAGAAAATCCATCCGGGAGTCCGCATAGATATTTCTGCCGGAGGAGCAGGAAAAGGTATGACCGATGTCTTGGCAAATGTAGTTGATCTGGGCATGGTATCGCGCGAAGTTTACCCTCCAGAAATAGAGAAAGGCGCTGTGGCGTTTGCCGTTGCCAAAGATGCCGTCGTGCCGACCATTAATTCGGAAAATCCTGCATTGACCGGTCTGCTGAAAAAAGGACTTACGCGTGAAGCAGCATCAAAATTATGGATTTCCGAAGAATATAGAACCTGGGGACAGGTAGCGGGAACATCCGATAACAGCCCCGTTCACCTCTACACGCGTTCCGATGCCTGCGGGGCAGCCGAAACATGGGCATTATGGATGGATAGAAAACAGGAAGACCTCGGCGGAACTGCTGTATTCGGTGATCCCGGACTTGCACAGGCAGTGCAGCGCGATAAATTAGGCATCGGCTTCAACAACCTCTCCTATGCTTACGACGAAAGTACGCGTCTGCCCAATCCGGGCATACTCGTATTGCCCATCGACGTAGACGGAAACGGACAAATAGATGCCGAAGAACTGTTTTACGATACAAAAGACAGGATTATTGAGGCAATTGCTGCCGGAAAATACCCTTCTCCACCTGCCCGCGACCTGTACCTTGTCGCTAATGGAATTCCAAAAACTCCTGCCCTTGTGGCATTCCTGAATTTCATCCTGACCGACGGACAACAATATAATGTTCCCTCAGGATATATCTCCTTGTCGGAAGAAAAGCTCCAAAAAGGGCTGGACAATTTAAGTAACTGA
- a CDS encoding OprO/OprP family phosphate-selective porin codes for MNTLFSKFIPFVSCSLWSVRKTIRILFFISFITLSPFLNAQEDTGGWDRISKIENIISKLPKMSGLVNLRYRYDDLNDANSFDIRRARLDLRGDISKQLGYRLHVEFANNPKILDAYVHWKINDYIALQTGQYKIPFSLENIYNPANLEMIDNSLVITALCGYSDVAGISANGRDIGIGFNGNLFRREGFNIINYSVGLFNGSGINTTDANKSKDFSGILTINPVKYLSLATYHYNGSTGAQENTFQRVRTGFGVKYDDGHWLARGEYIKAKTDDFKSEGAYAVLGCFVYPKIQILVKYDYFKRDLNNSDTRQQNYTAGINYLPVKNIRLQLNYTYATSPERDINSVAIQLMSTF; via the coding sequence ATGAATACTTTATTTTCAAAATTTATACCTTTTGTTTCGTGTAGTTTGTGGTCGGTACGGAAAACAATCCGTATCCTGTTCTTTATTTCATTCATTACCCTTTCCCCGTTTCTGAATGCACAGGAAGATACTGGTGGCTGGGACAGGATAAGCAAAATAGAAAATATCATATCGAAACTTCCTAAAATGTCAGGATTGGTTAATCTACGGTATCGTTATGATGATTTGAATGATGCCAACAGTTTCGACATCCGGAGGGCAAGACTCGATTTACGCGGGGACATATCGAAACAACTCGGATACCGCCTGCATGTTGAATTTGCTAACAATCCTAAAATACTGGATGCGTATGTCCACTGGAAAATCAATGATTATATAGCCCTGCAAACAGGACAATACAAAATTCCGTTTTCTCTCGAAAATATCTATAATCCCGCCAACCTCGAAATGATAGACAATTCGCTTGTAATCACAGCGCTTTGTGGTTATTCGGATGTAGCAGGCATCTCCGCCAATGGACGCGACATCGGTATCGGATTCAACGGAAATCTTTTTCGCAGGGAAGGATTCAACATCATTAATTATTCTGTAGGCTTGTTCAATGGTTCGGGCATCAATACTACAGATGCGAACAAATCCAAAGATTTCTCGGGCATACTTACCATTAACCCTGTCAAGTACCTGTCTTTGGCAACATACCATTACAACGGTTCGACAGGGGCGCAGGAAAATACTTTTCAAAGAGTACGTACCGGTTTCGGGGTAAAATATGACGACGGACACTGGCTTGCACGCGGCGAATATATAAAAGCCAAAACAGATGATTTTAAAAGCGAAGGCGCTTACGCCGTACTTGGCTGCTTTGTATATCCGAAAATCCAGATACTTGTGAAATACGACTATTTCAAACGCGATCTGAACAACAGCGATACCCGGCAGCAAAATTATACTGCCGGTATCAATTACCTGCCCGTAAAAAATATTCGCCTGCAGCTTAATTACACATACGCGACGTCTCCCGAAAGGGATATCAATTCTGTTGCCATTCAATTGATGAGTACATTTTAA
- a CDS encoding Crp/Fnr family transcriptional regulator yields MLNFMELNNEFRNYYSGFKKISLQFISSDEFKKIEKTSVFLHFKKGETILKQGHQPTHIAFLQSGIVKFNFSSEDNGKNTILTLVAAPKILGGANLFYKDNNLFSVVAVEDCEVYLIESGILYQLLKDNGNFAVALFQLASDMFKRSILNFISVANKQKEARIADVFIYLAEEIYFGTLFKLSLTRKEIAEYACCSVENVIMTLSKWQQEGIVLSSGKNFEITDIKKLKHISKVG; encoded by the coding sequence ATGCTGAATTTTATGGAGTTGAATAATGAATTTCGAAATTATTACAGTGGATTCAAAAAAATTTCCCTGCAATTTATTTCTTCCGATGAGTTTAAGAAAATTGAAAAAACATCTGTTTTTCTACACTTTAAGAAAGGAGAAACGATTCTGAAACAGGGACATCAGCCTACTCATATTGCGTTTCTACAAAGTGGTATCGTAAAATTTAATTTTTCATCGGAAGATAATGGTAAGAATACCATTCTTACTTTGGTGGCGGCACCGAAAATACTCGGGGGAGCTAACCTGTTTTACAAAGACAATAACCTGTTTTCCGTTGTCGCTGTGGAAGATTGTGAAGTATACCTGATTGAGTCAGGCATATTGTACCAACTGCTGAAAGATAATGGTAATTTCGCTGTTGCCCTGTTTCAACTGGCTTCCGATATGTTTAAAAGATCTATCCTTAACTTTATTAGTGTAGCGAATAAACAGAAAGAGGCCAGAATTGCCGATGTTTTCATATATTTAGCAGAGGAAATTTATTTCGGCACATTATTCAAATTGTCGCTGACCAGAAAAGAAATCGCCGAATATGCTTGTTGTTCGGTGGAAAATGTTATCATGACACTTTCTAAATGGCAGCAGGAGGGTATTGTTTTGTCCTCGGGTAAAAATTTTGAGATTACAGATATAAAGAAATTGAAACACATCAGTAAAGTGGGTTGA